The genomic region GATATCATGGTACCTGTCTCCGACCATTACAGAGAATGAACTCCTGCTTTTCTCTATGATTTTCTTTAACCTGAGCGTTTTTGAAGCATGGCCGTCCTTGCCCTCAATGAGAGAGAACATGTCAGCGATTCCCAGAGAAGAGGTGACAAGTTCAATGTAGTCCATATCCGCGTTTGAGCAGACCGCGAGATTGAAACCCATATCCTTTAGGGCGGACAGCATTTCCCGTGTGCCCGGATAGAGCGCCCCTTTTTCGCGAAGAGTAATTATCTGATGCCTGCGAATGCCGTTGCGGAATTCCCTGCATGTATCATCACCGCTGTTCAAAAGTTTCCTGCAAAAGACCTCTAGCGGCTCGCCGTAAAGGGCGTTGATGTCATCGGGTTCGGCAGGCCGAAAACCAAGATCGGCCATCGCCATCTGAATAGCGGGCACAAGAGCCTTCTCGGTATGATGAAGGGTACCGTCAAGATCGAATATCGCTGTTTTTCTAATACTCAGAATACACCTT from Candidatus Aegiribacteria sp. harbors:
- a CDS encoding HAD family hydrolase → RCILSIRKTAIFDLDGTLHHTEKALVPAIQMAMADLGFRPAEPDDINALYGEPLEVFCRKLLNSGDDTCREFRNGIRRHQIITLREKGALYPGTREMLSALKDMGFNLAVCSNADMDYIELVTSSLGIADMFSLIEGKDGHASKTLRLKKIIEKSRSSFSVMVGDRYHDIGAALENSIPSIGCLYGYGDPAEMQKANHTVSRPAEIVDVIRMLPVNPGTF